The Colletes latitarsis isolate SP2378_abdomen chromosome 1, iyColLati1, whole genome shotgun sequence genome has a segment encoding these proteins:
- the LOC143344114 gene encoding uncharacterized protein LOC143344114, which produces MKMEEFCCDIVHVLQSRDFDVLQKLVTYCYNIREKITAKVEEAIAYEIECKEKRTLRVNEISELQQEFENLKSEIDMTKLQQKIVDKKILNAIKQQEKLQEEIDEQKSKRDRLAVEMIDLQQEAEKRKEHKISTWDAIKRASYIYKQYLDFHIQLLDRKECVRIKVSFFVTNANTENKYFVHLCNFDGQWKVEQIQPALNSEYLNDFKGIVDLLKNSEISDVTAFLCKLRHIFSKYYLDMK; this is translated from the exons ATGAAAATGGAAGAATTTTGTTGTGATATTGTGCATGTCCTTCAAAGTAGAGACTTTGATGTGTTACAAAAGTTAGTGACGTATTGTTACAACATTCGTGAAAAAATTACCGCCAAAGTTGAAGAGGCAATTGCTTATGAAATTG AATGTAAAGAAAAAAGAACATTGAGGGTTAATGAAATATCAGAATTGCAACAAGAGTTTGAGAACTTGAAATCTGAAATAGATATGACAAAGTTACAACAGAAAATAGTGGATAAAAAGATTCTAAATGCAATTAAGCAACAAGAAAAATTGCAGGAAGAAATTGACGAACAAAAGTCAAAAAGAGATAGATTGGCTGTTGAAATGATTGACTTACAACAAG AGGCTGAAAAAAGGAAGGAGCATAAGATATCTACTTGGGACGCTATTAAACGTGCCAGTTATATCTATAAACAATATTTGGACTTTCATATACAATTACTGGATAGAAAAGAATGTGTCCGTATAAAAGTTTCATTTTTTGTAACTAACGCTAATactgaaaacaaatattttgtgcACTTATGTAATTTTGATGGCCAGTGGAAAg TGGAGCAAATTCAACCGGCGCTTAACTCAGAGTATTTAAATGATTTCAAAGGTATTGTTGATCTTTTgaaaaattcagaaatttcaGATGTTACTGCATTCCTGTGTAAATTGAGGCATATTTTTTCTAAATATTATTTGGATATGAAATAA